The Pempheris klunzingeri isolate RE-2024b chromosome 1, fPemKlu1.hap1, whole genome shotgun sequence genome includes a region encoding these proteins:
- the LOC139204150 gene encoding chymotrypsin A-like: protein MAFLWILSCLAFAGAAYGCGTPAIPPVITGYSRIVNGEEAVPHSWPWQVSLQDYTGFHFCGGSLINENWVVTAAHCNVRTSHRVILGEHDRSSPAEDIQVMKVGKVFKHPRYNGFTINNDILLIKLASPAQMNMRVSPVCVAETGDNFPGGLKCVTSGWGLTHHNAPDTPALLQQAALPLLTNEQCRRYWGNKISDLMICAGASGASSCMGDSGGPLVCEKAGAWTLVGIVSWGSGTCTPTMPGVYARVTELRAWMDQTIAAN, encoded by the exons GTTGCGGCACTCCCGCCATCCCCCCCGTCATCACCGGTTACTCTCGTATCGTCAACGGTGAGGAGGCGGTGCCTCACTCCTGGCCCTGGCAGGTGTCCCTTCAG GATTACACCGGCTTCCACTTCTGTGGCGGCTCTCTCATCAACGAGAACTGGGTGGTGACCGCCGCCCACTGCAACGTCAG GACTTCCCACCGCGTGATCCTCGGAGAACATGACCGCTCCTCCCCCGCTGAGGACATCCAGGTCATGAAGGTCGGCAAG GTGTTCAAGCACCCCCGCTACAATGGCTTCACCATCAACAACGACATCCTGCTCATCAAGCTGGCTAGCCCTGCCCAGATGAACATGCGTGTGTCCCCGGTGTGTGTGGCTGAAACCGGAGACAACTTCCCCGGAGGCCTGAAGTGTGTGACCAGCGGCTGGGGCCTGACCCACCACAATG CTCCTGACACCCCCGCCCTGCTGCAGCAGGCCGCCCTCCCTCTGCTGACCAATGAGCAGTGTCGTCGTTACTGGGGCAACAAGATCAGTGACCTGATGATCTGCGCCGGAGCCTCTGGAGCCTCCTCCTGCATG ggTGACTCCGGCGGCCCTTTGGTCTGTGAGAAAGCTGGAGCCTGGACTCTGGTCGGCATCGTGTCCTGGGGCAGCGGAACCTGCACCCCCACAATGCCCGGTGTGTACGCCCGCGTCACCGAGCTGCGCGCCTGGATGGATCAGACCATCGCCGCCAACTGA